The following is a genomic window from Anas acuta chromosome 3, bAnaAcu1.1, whole genome shotgun sequence.
GGCCTCCAGGCACTGGGGGGGCTCTGGCAAGACCCTAAGAAAGCCGGGGTCAGTGCCTCCAGttggcagggaaaagaaaaaatgatgaaaaatgatgAGGAGGGTGGGTGGTGGTTGTGCTTCTCCGAACGGCAACGACGCAGCCCAGAAGCAGCCTGGAGGTGCCCCCGGGCTTCTGGGCGCTGCGGCCTTTGGCCTGTAACAGCAGCGGTAGAACCGAAAAGTAACCTACAGGGCTCAGCAAGCCTGGGCAGCTGCGAAAAGGGACGTGGAGCTGGGGCGAGGGACTGCCGAACCCAAACGCTGAGGTCCTGGGCTCGACTCCAGCTCTCCCGGAGCAGATCCCAGGCCTGGGGTAGGACGGGCTGCCTCAGAGCTGCGCCTGTCctacctggagcacctcctgggaagggggctggaggggctggcGGCTTCtgtcctctgctcccagccccagcacaggctcAGCTCGGTGCTTCCCTCGTCGTAGGGATGTCCCCAAGGCAGCGCTAGTGTTTTGCTTcctcctgctgagccctggAGTAGTGACCGAAATGTGGAGACGTGCCAGCCAGAGGCAAGACggggctggggaaaaaaagctccCTTGTTCAATCTGACCTTGGAGGGACGCCACGAGGCGCGGGCGGGGCAggagcaccagcagctcccctgtgCCTCGGCTGAAAGCCTCTGACCCATTAAGGCAAAGAAAAAGGGTTGGGGCTGCGGCAGCCTGGCCTCGCCGCAGCCCCTTCCCCGGAAAAAGCAGTTGGAAAAGCGAGTCACTGGTCCTGCCTGCCCCTACCCCAACCCCACTCCTCGGCGGGGTCCCCCGGTGGAGGTGGGACAGTGGGCACAGCTCGGAGGGACCCCGGCTGCCTAAACCTTCTGCGCGGGGGTCTCGCCGGGGGGCAGCTTCTTGCTGCGCTTCTTCATGCGGCTGCGGGCGTAGACGCGGAGGAAGAGGGCCAGGAAGACGACGGCGACTCCCAGCCCGCCCACCACGGTGACGGTGTGGCCGTAGatgaggcaggagaggaggatgGCGAAGGCCTGGCGGAGCGTCATGATGATGGTGAAGACGGCGGCGCCGAACTGGTTGATGGTGTAGAAGATGAAGAGCTGGCCGCAGGCCGAGCACACCGACAGCAGCACGGCGTGTGCCGCGAACTCCGAGTGGCGGGCCATGAAGCGCAGCGACTCCAGCAGGgcgccctgctccagcagcgaGCCCACCGTGAAGAGGCAGGAGAAGACGTTGACGCCGAACATCATCTGCACGGGGGACATCTTGTAGGTGAAGAGGGCGTCCTGCCAGTTGGAGGTGAAGCTGTCGAAGACGATGTAGCCGGCCAGCAGCACCACGCCCGAGAAAGTGGTGACGGTGGAGGCGTGCCGGTGGGGAGCGCTGGACAGCAGGAACATGCTGACCCCCACGGAGATGAGGGCGGCCGTCAGGTACTCCCAGTACTCGTAACTCTTGCGGGACACCAGTTTGCCCATCATCATCACCGGGATCACCTTGGAGGCCTTGGCCAGCACCTGGGTGGGGAAGCTGATGTACTTGAGCGCCTCGTACTGGCACCAGCTGCTGAGGATGTTGGAGAGGGAGGCGAAGGAGTACTTGTACATGGGCGCCCCGTGGCGCGGCTGCTTGGTCAGGGCGCAGTACAGCCCGGCCACCGTGAAGGCCAGGATGCGGTTCATGAAGACGAGGAACTGGGAGTCCTTGAACTTCTCACCGGGGTCCGTTTCGGTGGCGCCGTACGTCCTCGTCATCACGCGCTCCTGGAGGACGCCCCACGTCAGGTAGGAGGCCTGCGAAGCGGGAGGAGCACGCACTcagggccctgctggggcaggaaggaCGGAGCCAGCCCGCTGTTCCTTGTGGTCACAGCTGGGAACAGCCAGTCCCAACCTGAACCAGCCCTGCCCCGTTTTCAGCCTCCTCACAGGAACAGAAGCCCACAGAGCGACACCCCAGCACACAAGGAGCGGTTGTTCCGAGCTGCCTGCTGAACCAGGAGGGCAGGGCCAGGGGACGTTACCGATGCCTTGCCGGGGGTTCGGTGCCAGCTCCCTGCAGTAGGGCCTGGCGCTTCTCCCAGTGGCCTCCGCATCGGTTTTCACTTCCAACTCCCCAGGCCCATCCAAATCAAACCTAGTTTCAAACCCAGCAGATGAGATGTTCCTCTGGGGATGATCACTGGCTGGCACCTCTGCTATTTGTGCAGCCCTGGTACCACAGCCCCTCCCAAAAGGAGCACAGACCTCTCCCATCATCCATCCCCTCCCGAGAAACCGCGGTGCAGAGACACAAAATGACTTGGGGGTGTCCTCGCAGCACGGCTGCGTGGGCACCGAACGGTAGGCCAGGATGTGGGTGtcttctgctggctgcaggtttCGTagcacagaaattatttttagtccTCACAGACCCAAAAAGCTTTGGCTGTAGATGAGACCTGAGgaagctaaaattaaaaattcctctttttttttttttctgtaacaggaGGGCAGCAGTACGAAGCAGCCCCCAGAGGTGACCCGGGAATTAAGCGGGCTCAAACTACCTGCTGCTCTGATAAGGACCAGAACAAAAGCAGCCCTAATAACTCTGCTGACACTCAGAATTTTCCCTATTCATGGCTCAGACAGACGAGCTGTCCCAACGCAGATGACACCAGCAGAACAGCTCCGAGGTGACGCAGCAGCCCCGGAGGAGAGGCTGTGCCCTAGCCTCCAGCCCAGCCATCAAGGACAGCGCTGCATCCTTGGCCTtcaaggggctgggggcacaaaCCCAGTGTCCAGCTGCCCCTCTGGGAGCAGGAAGGCCATACAAACACGCAGGGCCCTTACCTGCAGCCCAGCGGCACAGAAGAGCAGCTTCAGGACCTGTCGGGCTGTGGAGGACTCCGCGGGCTCTGCTCGGGGTGGCAGGGAGCCATCGTCCGGGTGTGCGGACTTCACCTCGGAGCCGAACACGCACGACTTGATGACAGGGAAGCAAATGCCTCGGCCTGGAGGGGGTAAGAGAAGAGAATTCACCACCAGAGCCGGAGAGGCACGGCCTCCCTCCTTGCTGACCttgggggaggcaggaggtggaAGGGAAGCCGCTGCCCTTACCTGTCTCCAGGTAGTTCTTTCTCTTGAAGTACTGGATGAGGAGGAACCCTGGCACCACGATACTCGCGTAGCCAGCAGCGTTGACGAAGAAACGGAAGAGCCAGAAGTCCCCCCAGGCgtcctgcagggcaggggggaacTCCTCCCCTGCAGCCATGGCGGGGAGCGCAGCCAGCACGAGGGGAACGCAAAATCTGTGGGCACGGAGAGGCAGGCGGtgggctgccagcacccagaTCCCACCCCAGAGATGTCGGGCAGGAAAGGTCCCTGGGGCTTCGTTAGCAGCTGTTAATTGTGTTTGCTCTGGCTCGGCAGCACTCGgactgggcagcctgggcttcTAGGATGGGAGAGGGTGTTTGAAGGTAAAGGGCTGCTTTGGGGCAGAAAGCAGCTCCGAGCCCAGCCTCCCCAAGGGCAGCCCCTCAGGAATCCAGCAGGAATGGGCGAGGCTGGGGTTGGGATTTTACCAAACCCCCGAAATCCTGCAGCTTTAGCCCAGCCCGGCGGGAGCTCACCCTTTCTCCGTCCCATCTCCCAGCCAAaccaggacccccccaaacacccccctgccagccccgccGCCAACCTCAGCGCCTTGGGGCTGGAAATTTGGGGTTGGAAAGCCGAGAAAATCCCCacaccctccctccctccctcccaccctccccGCCGGCCACGTCTCCCTTCCCCACACCGGGGCTGGCAGCCGCCGGGCCCCGCTCGGCTCCGCCGTGCTGCCGCCACCCCCTCGGGtcccggaggaggaggagaagcggccccggcccccgggctcgccccccgctgccccccgctgcCCACCTGCGGCCCGctgcggcccggccccgctcccggccgcCTGCCCTCGGCCCGCTCCCGGCGGCGGCCATGGCCCTGCCGCCCGCCCCACACCGCCCCCTGCCGCCGCGGAGGGGCCGGGCACCGCCATGGCGAGGCCTCGGGCCGCCCGCCAGGCCCcgcaaccccaaatccccccaaaatcctcacacccccacaccccaaacaccccacaACCGCAGCACACAGGTAGAGGTGGCCCCCGCGAGGCCGCCCGGAAGCATCTTGTGACACtcgtttaaaaaaaacaccacacttttattaaacaaaaaaagaaaatactaagtGCAGATGGCTTGATTCTGGGTttttctgcctccctccctccctccctccctccctccctccaccctcccaccccaagCTGGTGCCGAGCCATCTCCCCCATGGCTGCTGAagtgccctgggcagctccgAGGCTGTTCCCAGCCACGTTCCCTCACACCCATCCTTCCAAGAAGGGATGAGGAAGGCAAATGGCTCTGGGgcatctccttccctcccaaaGCCCTGCCCCAGGCAATGGGAGCAGCAAATGGGGGGATTTCCCCAGTCCAGGTGGGGTCAggcacctcctgcctccctccccgcaGCACCCATGGGGCTGGTTCCCTAGGGCCCGTGCTGGAGGGATGTGGAAATCAGCCTGCCATGGGGGAATGCAAAGCTTTTAGACAACCTCCTGCGCCAGGAGATGGGTCAGGATCTTTCACACTGGGTGCAGAAGAGGAACCGTGGCAGCGGGACGTCAGGCATGGCAGCAGAAGCAAGGATCCGTCACCCCGTTTCTGGCACCTCCCGTGCTCTGTGCCTTCAGCCCCCATGGCGAGTGCTTGGTGGGGGGACAGAGCACCAagcacagggctgctcccccccccgtGAACCCAAAACAGGCTCTGCAGGCGGGGatcccccctcctccccgctcccctctgctccccgcTGCCCCTCACCGTGGTGCCAGGCGGGGAGCGGGGTGGGTTGGATCACACGAGACCTGGGGCGCCCGCAGTCAGAACAAAATTTATTAGAGCGAGGGGTTCCTGCTCACCCCACACTTGTTCTGCTGGTGTTTGGGGTGCCAGGGGACGCTCTGTCCCCCGTGCGGTGTGATAAAGGAGTCCTCTCCTGCTCCGTCCAGGAGCCCGCAGAGCCCAGCGATTCACACCcgtggcagggaggggaaatTCAGTCCTGCTGGGCACGaagcctagaaaaaaaaagccttccccATGTGTAGTGCTCATGGTGCCACCTCCCACCGTCCAAGAAGGCAGCCTGAGGCCAAGAAAACTTCTCTCCCGGGAGGGTGAAACATCTCCCAGCATGGCTCCGCGCCCCCGGCACTGCGGGCAGGCAGGGTCCCGGTGGGCATCAGGGTAACAGCGCGGGGCGAGGAGGCTGCCCGCCGGGCCAAGGAGTCCAGCCGCTCACTCAGAGCACACCACGGGCTTCCCCGAGATCTTCAGGTCGTCGAAGGGCAGCAAGGCGAGGAGCTGCAGAGACCAAAGGTTTTTTTGTGTCAGCATCCAGGCTGCTTCTCCGCCGGTCCCCCCCTGGCCACCCGCCTCCCCGGGGAGGTGCCGCCCCACGAGGGgctggcagcgctgcccgcACTCACGTCGTCGTTGCCGTCAGCCAGGTCCTGCGCCGTCTCGTTCTCCATGTTCCTCAGCAGGGTGTCAGCCCCGGAGTGCGAGAGGATGGAGGCGATGGCGGCGTCCCTGTGGCACACGGCCAGGTGCAGCGGGGTGCAGCCGTTGTACATCTGGGCGTCCACGTAGGCCCCGTTGAGCAGCAGGAACTGCACGGCCCTGCGGTTGCAGCACTCCACTGCCAGGTGCAGCGGGGTCTTGCCGCTCGTGCCCTCCTGCAGACAACAAGGACGTGGGTGTAGGGTCCCCGGAgcccccccatccaccctgaTCCTTCCTCTCCACCCCATCCAAGCGGAGCGTTTCCCTGCCCCAAAGCCGGGGGACATCCGCTTGGCAGCCCGTCCTCACCTGAACGTCGATGTTGGCAccgctctgcagcagcagggacatcATCTCGATGTTCCCCTTCAAGGTGCTGATGTGCAGACAAGCCAAGCCTGGGGCGGGGAGACAGGAGAGAGCCACCCTCAGCACCCCGCGCGGCCGGGCTCGCGCGTAGGCGAAGCAGAGCCGTCACCATCTAGGTCTCACCTTGCCaattctgcagctgcaggtcctggtgGTGCTCGGGGGGCTCGGccgtgccctgcagcagctgctgggcgcAGTAGAGGCACTGCTGCTCGCAGGCCAGGTGCAGGGGGGTGTTGCCGTTGcggtcctgcagccccaggttGACTCCCTTGCGCATCAGCGCCTCGACCACAACGGGCTGCTCCAGGTACACGGCCAGGTGCAGCGGGGTCTGGCGAGGAGTAGGGGGCAGAAttagggggctgggggggcatCCCTTCACCCTCGGTGCTGGGAGATGCCGATTCCCTCCCCCTGGGTTTTCTCCTCCCCAAAAAGGGACTGCTCACACGGGACCTTCGCCGTGCTCTGCGGCGTGTGGGTGGGCAACCCCCGGGGAAAGGGCAGGTGGATTGGGTGCCTGCTCGGGGTGGCACccaccctcctcctcttcccatcACAGCCACATACCTGGAAAAGGTCATTCTGAGTCTCCAGCATCTCTGTGGGCAGGTGAGCAATGCAGAAGAGAGCCACATCGGGGGCGCAGTGGATAATGGCCAGGTGAACCAACCTGCAGCGGGGacagaggtggaaaaagaaaggaaaaatcagtcCCACGTGACCCATCCGTCCCCTCTGAGCACCGGCGGGTCCTCTCCCTGGCCCCATCACGCAGACGGGCCTCCAGCCCTGGGAGGCGTAGCGGAGAGCCCGAGGGCTGGCTTTGGCCACTGGGTGGGAGGCTTGGAGCCGGGTGGCTGCCAGGGGAATTCCAGCTCCCCGCTGCTGGCCGTGCAGGACAACACTTCTGTTTTCCCCTGCACCAGGGTGGTCAGCAAAAGCCAGGCAGGAACCCAGCAGCGATCCAACTCCACCTGTGTGGCACAATCCCTGCGCCAGCCCACGCcaatttcctcttctcccttccacATCCTTCCCCTTTGGCAACGCCGGCACCGGGCAGAGGGACACCAGAGCTCCCCGCAGAGCTCGGTGGCCGGCAGAGAGCCCCTGTCCCCGGCACCCATGGCTGTTTGACGCCCcggcagcctgggctgccccAACCTGAGGGCAGAtttccttcccatcccactcgtcccttccccttcctgccGTGATGCTCGTGCGGGTTTCGCCCCGGTCCTCGCTGTCCACGCGCAGTCAGAACAGaagtgagagcagcagcagcgagcccGGAGGGAGTTTCCAGCCCAGCAGCGCTAAcctgctgcaccccagcccctcctgcacaGGGGTCTGGGCCCCTGGAGGGTGTGGGGTGGAGGTGCAGGACAGCTCTtgaaggcaggagggaggtggAAGGGCGCAGAGCCCAAGCAGCCCAGCAAAGCCACCTCCTCCATGGGCCAAACCAGCACCTGGCACCCCGGGCACCCTCAGGCGAGCCCCATTTTTGGTGGCGAAACAAGCAAGTTCCTCTTCGCCCCACTGCCTGCGGAGAGGCTGTGCCCAAAGGGCTGCGTCCTCGGGGAAGCCCCAGGTCACGACGCAGCAGGGAATTCCCCGTGGGAAGCAGAGGACACCCACGTTTTGCCTCCACGAGGCCACCGAGTGCACCCCGCACCCCCAGTGCTCATcgggagggcagggggctggtggAGTCCACACCAGGACCAGCTGCAGGTGCCCCCAATGCCCTCAGCGGGGCTCCCACGGCCCTGAGGGAGCAATCAGGGCAGGGAGATGCCCCGATGGGTTTGCACCTGCACGAGGGTGGCCTCTGCCCGCTGCCGGGGACAGCCCCTGCTTCTCCAAACCCGCTCCCGGGCGCCACGTGCGAGGGGAGGGCAGGATGTGCCGCTCGCAGGTACGGAGCCCTCAGCTCAGCCCGGGGACTTTCCGAAGCCATTCAGGTTGAACTTTAAAACCCTGCTGCTTTCACTTTCCAGAGCCCAACTTGGCTCCCGGGGGAGAGAGCTGTGCCCAGAGGCGGCGTGCCGGAGGGGGGGGAGCACCCCTTAGGAATCCCCCGCGCCCCACGCCACCCCGTCCCCACGTGGGCACAGGTGGGGCGGCCACACGGGGGAGGTGGaaaccccagccctgcaccagcagcacctccctcgCCCCGGGACGGGTGGCCCTGCAGCTCCACGTGAGCCCAGCAAGGAAGCTGACGCCAAAATTTGGACATCTTTGCTGCAGGGGGGTCGGAGGCTGCACCGCCAGCGACCCTTCCCGGAGCTCAGCCTTTCACCTCGACGCTGGGACGTGCCCGCTTCGCAGGACTgccattaattatttttatttttattttccacccCCTGTGTCTTCCTTCTCCACCCAGGCACAGCCTCCTCCCGTGCTTTCGTTTCTGCATTCGTTCCCCTCTTTCCTCATCCGCCGGGCCTCAACTTCCCGAAACGGCTGCAGGGGCCGcgagctgctgggggagcacccagcagcaccgggTCCCAGGAGGTCCCCATTTAGGGGCACCCGTGCTGTCCGCGGGAACAATTTGCTCCCAGCTCCTCGTTTCGCCTGAGCAGAGGAGTAGGAAGCCGTGCAGgcgttttttggttttttttttgcacaaggGGAGCTCGTTAGCGGGAGGAAATGGCatcagcagcaaggcaggggaGCGCGAGCGGGGAGGAAAACAGCGGGGGAATTCCACGCTTGCCCCGCTCCCCTGCTCCTTCATCCTGCCCTGCTAAGCGCTTCctcgggcagcagcaggaacctgggccaggaggagcagcgcGGGCAGCCCAGCGCCGAGGTGAGCCTGTGCGGGTGGAAAGCCTGAGGAGGCATCCTCGAGGGCAGGCTGAAGTCATCCGAGCAGGGAAAAACCTCTCGCCAGCACGGCCTCGAGAGGCCTTCGCTGCGTCAAGTCAGGTTTGCAAGCGTGTGAGCCCTGCAGACGCCAGGAACTTTGGGGGAAAAGTGGTTAAAAGAGGCAAGAGGAGACCTCGTGCTCGATGGCTGCCCCAGCAGGCGAAGGCTCAGCAGGGAAGACCCCCCCGGGCTACCACAGTCACGGGGAGCCCAGAACATCACCAAATTTACCCAAATTTACTCCCCCAGCCCTCGCTAACGCAGCTCAGCCCGCGAGTCACCGGCACGTGATTTCTTATCAGCAGACGGGGCAGCACTTGCCgctgctggaaggaggaagTCGGGCTTCCTctgctcccccctgccccgAGGTGCTGCTCCCCACCGCGCACGCACGCCGGAGCAGAAGGGCTCCGTCCCCGCTTCCAGGGGGTGCACGCTGAGATCTGCCTGCCGGGAGCCAGCCGGGGACCCCCGAGCAGCGGTGCCACCAGCTGGCCCACCACTGCTCGGGGAACGTCGCTGTGGCTTGGGGTACCCGTGGCAGAAGCCCTAAGAAAGGGAAATGCTCCAGGCAGAAGGCGCAGCCCTGGAGAGAGGAAGCGCTGCCTGCTTTCCTGCGCTGACACCGCGCAATCCTGCCTCCCCCGAGCTCGCCGGGGCTGCCACGGACCCAAGCAAACGGGGAGGTCTTCCCAAGTGCTGGAACGCTATAGACCATCCCCTCACGTTCCATCCCGCCCCAAAGGAGCCATCCCACACCCACCCCTTTCCCAGGACGCCGGGCTCACGTGTCTGGCCGGCGAGGCCAGGCAGGAGGGGGTTTTCCTCGGTGAAACTCCTAACAAAGGGTGAGCTTGTTCGGAGGCCAGACCACGCCAACAGCGCTGCCTGCTCCTCGCTGCTCGCCACCCCTGCCGCTGGAAAGCCCCGCTCCTCGCTTCCACGCGGAGCAATCCCAGCGGGATGCAGCGCAGCACAAAGAGGAGCCGGGCTGCGAGGAAGAGACGGAGTTTCCAAAACTCCTCGGAGGAGACTGCTTGgggaggacagcagcagccctggctgggcTCGCTCTCCGACCCTAAGCACAccccagccaccagccctgcccctgcctgcctCTCTGCGCCCTTGCCCAGCTACTACAGCCCCGACTTCCCCAGGGCAGAGGGCTGTTGGTCACACGGGGGCGGTTTGGGTGAGGGCTTTTGAGGCTTCTGCAAAGGTTTCTTGGAAGCCGGCTGCTGGCGTAGGGGCGCCCACGCGTTTCGCCGGCCGTCACGCCCCCCATCTCCTGCGTTAGCCAACTTCCTTCCCACGCAAGCAGGCCCCCTGCTAATTTTGGGGGAGAAACCCTTGGGTTTAGCCCCGTGCCTTCGCCCTGCATCCACCGGCGCTCTCCTCCCTGCAGGAAGCCATCCCGGGAAGACCCTGCTGGCTCTCTAGCTGGTGTAGCGCGCCCCTCGCCTCTGCCACCCCCTCGTGTGCTTCTGCCACAAGTGCCAGGCTGAAAGACACAGCCCCTGGCACGCACGGCTCGCTGCCCACGACATCCCTGCCGTGCAGGTGGGAGGGCAGGGCCGCGGGCAGCCGATAATTTCGCCAGATCCTTCTGGGCAAGCACGGTGCCcttctgggtgctgctgggtaCCAAGCCGGGGCAGCTGGGGAAACAGGAACTGCTCAGCCCAAGGCCTGAACTCGTTGTGTTTCCAGAATTACAGCGTTACAGAGAAGCGTGATTGCCCAAGGCTTCTGGGGTGTAATGGTGGGACGGGTCTCGCTCAGCCTGGAGCCGCTTTGGGGCAGACGGTGGAGCACGGTGGGTGAGGTGACCGAGGTGACAAGAAGCTGCCTGGTTTGGCTGGCTACAGGGAAGGGATGCAGCCCGTGGGCATCTCATCCCGTTCCTCTGGGAACCCTGACAGGCCTCCATTCCCTGGACCTTCACAGCATTTTGCTCTCAGCCCCGGTTTCCTTTTGCACACAAAACCGACGGCAGCTCGAGGCGGTGCTGGATGCTCAGCACTGCTAAATATAACCGCCACCCACCTCTCCCGCAGGGTCAGGAGGAGAGCCAGGAATAGAAGAGGCTGGAGCCCACAGCCTGGCCGCCCCGACCACAAGAATACAGTTTCTTTCCAGCACTGGCAGCGGGCTCCCTGCGCTGACCCCTCCGGCCCCGAGCTGTgcgagcagccccagcaggcttTCTGCTCCCTCCCTTGCCCTTTGCAGATTTCCTGTTCCGAGCTGCGCcctaaagagagaaaacagcagagcaACTGCAGCCATTCGGAGAGTGCTGGGAGAGCCTCTCCTGCCTGGGGCAACTCGGGCGCCACCGATTCACGTTTCCCCAGTTAATGACAAGCCTGCGTGAGCTTGGCTCTGGCCGAGCAAGTCTGACAAGCGGCGGGCTCGGCCCCCTGGCAGCACAGACCCGAACCATGTCCCCAAACAGCCGCATCCGCAGACGAACGCCGACGCCGGGTGAGCCCCGGGCTGCTCTTCTGCCGCGGTATTTCCGCAGGCCTGCCTAAAATACCCGTGGCTCTCCCTGCGGGCACGCTGGCCGTGGTGTTACAGCCGGGACAGAGGGTGAAGTACCATGCAGGGGAGCTCCGGGTTGgtctgcagcagccagcaccgtCCCTGCGCCCGCCGGGGAGCGTGGGCGGCCGCGCGCGGGCAAAGCTTGCTCGCTGCCAGGCTCCCAGCCAGTGCTCGGAGCAGATCCCACAGCGAGCGTTAATGAACTCATTAGCAGCCGTGCAGGTTCCTTCCTAAGCAGGAAGTAAACACCCGGGCTCGCTCCCGGCTCGCCAAGGccagcctccctgcagctccagcagcagcccgcTCGCTGCACGGGCACGACTCGAGGCGTTTGTTCCCTCGTTTCAGCCAGTGCCTCGGagtttctcttcctcctgcaccAGTACTCAGTGTTAAATGCCAGCCGGGGCTTGGGGCAAGGCTCCTGAGCTGCGAGCACACTGCGTGCACTTGCGATGGAAACCATCCATCGAGGGGGATGTAGGAGAGGAGAGCCGTGGCTAGCTGAACGCAGTCACCAGGAGCCAAAGCGAGTAGCCCCGGTGAAATGCTTTTGCCCTTGAGGAGGGCACTGCAGCCGCGGGAAGCCCCCTGCCCTGAAAGGAGCCAGGTCCCCTCTGAAAGGAGCCAGCCCCCTCCGTCACGGCGTGGTGCCCATCACAGCGCTGCCGGTGCACAAGGCCACCTCCAGCGGAGAGCCACCATCCATCCACGGCCCTCGGGGTGTTGCGCCATGCACACGGGCGACCTTTTGGGTCTCTGCCACCCACCAGGTCGGGCAGCCCAGCTCTCCCCGTGGCTCGGGGAGCTCCGCACCcctggctgctgtgctcccaCCCCAGCTCCAGGTGAGCaccccgtgccgtgccgtgccaccCTGCGCTCACTCACGTGTCGCCATCCTCCGAGACGAAGTTGAGCgcctccagctgcctcctgctcagCCCCTTGGCTACCGGCGGTGGCTCCTCGGTCCCGCAGGCTGGCGGCAGCCGGGGCAGTGCCTCGGGGAGGGCTCCGGAGCTGTAGCTGGAGTCCAGGCGCTCCTCGGCGGGGGGCTCCTCTCCGGGGCGCTTCTCCTCGGGGGGCTCCTCGGCGGGCACCGGGGGCTCGACGCCAGCCGGGGCGTCCCGGCCGCCGGGCAGCGAGCGCAGGGACTCGATGCCGGAGTCGCATTGCCCCTCGTCGCCCTCCCAGCCCGCAGCCTCCTTGCGGCACCTCGCCATCGCTCCGCGCTCAGCGCCcaccgcccgcccgccccgggcCCCCCGGCAGCGGGGGGCTCATGGCCACAAAGCCAGCGAGCGGCGGCCGGCGCACAGGCAAAGCGCTgcggctcctcctcctcctcctccttctcctcctcctcctc
Proteins encoded in this region:
- the NFKBIE gene encoding NF-kappa-B inhibitor epsilon, encoding MARCRKEAAGWEGDEGQCDSGIESLRSLPGGRDAPAGVEPPVPAEEPPEEKRPGEEPPAEERLDSSYSSGALPEALPRLPPACGTEEPPPVAKGLSRRQLEALNFVSEDGDTLVHLAIIHCAPDVALFCIAHLPTEMLETQNDLFQTPLHLAVYLEQPVVVEALMRKGVNLGLQDRNGNTPLHLACEQQCLYCAQQLLQGTAEPPEHHQDLQLQNWQGLACLHISTLKGNIEMMSLLLQSGANIDVQEGTSGKTPLHLAVECCNRRAVQFLLLNGAYVDAQMYNGCTPLHLAVCHRDAAIASILSHSGADTLLRNMENETAQDLADGNDDLLALLPFDDLKISGKPVVCSE
- the SLC35B2 gene encoding adenosine 3'-phospho 5'-phosphosulfate transporter 1, whose product is MAAAGSGPRAGGRERGRAAAGRRFCVPLVLAALPAMAAGEEFPPALQDAWGDFWLFRFFVNAAGYASIVVPGFLLIQYFKRKNYLETGRGICFPVIKSCVFGSEVKSAHPDDGSLPPRAEPAESSTARQVLKLLFCAAGLQASYLTWGVLQERVMTRTYGATETDPGEKFKDSQFLVFMNRILAFTVAGLYCALTKQPRHGAPMYKYSFASLSNILSSWCQYEALKYISFPTQVLAKASKVIPVMMMGKLVSRKSYEYWEYLTAALISVGVSMFLLSSAPHRHASTVTTFSGVVLLAGYIVFDSFTSNWQDALFTYKMSPVQMMFGVNVFSCLFTVGSLLEQGALLESLRFMARHSEFAAHAVLLSVCSACGQLFIFYTINQFGAAVFTIIMTLRQAFAILLSCLIYGHTVTVVGGLGVAVVFLALFLRVYARSRMKKRSKKLPPGETPAQKV